GCAGACCGCTGAATGACTTGTCTTTGCTAGCGCTTCGGAATGTCCGCTCTTCAAGGGCCTGACCGGGTAGGATCAAGGCCGCGAGCGATAACATACACAAACATCGCTTTTTTAGTGTGTATTTCATAGGTGTATGAAGAATATTGCAGCAATCTATCAAATCCGACAAGGTGTTTTTTATGGTTTAAAAAAAATACCAGTTCATCTGGAGGATGAAGCGGGTCCAAAAATGCACCTGCTTGTTACTATTGACCATAGGGCATAGCGTCTAGTTTGTGTCAGGCATGAAGCGATGATTCCCACAACCCAATGAATTCGTGCAATTAATCACAGGGCCTCGCCCGTTCATTTGATCGAGGATTTTTCATGCTGTGGCGAGCCAAAAGCTTCGTAAAATTTATCTCCAGTCGACACATCCTCCTTGCATGAATAGAGGCAGGCGATATGAATGCCTCTGTCATGAGCACCGCTAATCATCTCGACCAACTTAAGCAGTTCACCACCGTCGTTGCCGACACCGGTGATTTCGCCAGCATGGAGGAATACCAGCCACAGGATGCGACCACCAACCCATCACTTATCCTTCAAGCGGCATCCAAACCGGAATATCGTCCCCTCGTAGAACAAGCCATTTCCGAACATCAATCATCGGAACTGAAGGGCAGTGCTCTGGTTGAAAGCGTTATCGACCGGATCCTCATCCTCTTTGGGGTGGAAATTCTCAAGATTGTGCCAGGTCGGGTTTCAACCGAGGTCGATGCCAGACTCTCTTTTGATACAGAAGGAACCGTCGAAAAAGCGAGACAGTTGATTGACCTATATGAAAAAGAAGGCGTCAGCCGAGAGCGGATCCTCATTAAAATTGCAGCTACCTGGGAGGGTATCCGAGCTGCTGAAGAACTCGAAAAAGATGGCATTCACTGTAACCTCACCCTTCTTTTCTCTTTTGCCCAGGCTGTCGCATGTGCCGAAGCCGGCGTTCAGCTCATTTCACCATTTGTTGGCCGTATTTACGACTGGTATAAAAACAAAACAGGGATCGACTACCAAGGCGGCGATGATCCGGGAGTGCAATCCGTGCAGAAAATCTACAACTACTATAAAAAATTCGGCTATCAAACAGAAGTGATGGGAGCCTCTTTCCGCAATACGTCTCAGATTACAGGCTTGGCAGGCTGCGACCTCCTCACCATCAGCCCCAGATTACTTCAAACGCTTCAAGATACAGAAGGCGAGCTCAAGGCCAAGTTGACACCTGAATCGGCAGCAGTGTCAGACTTGGGAAAAATCACCCTCGACGAAAAAGCCTTTCGCTTCATGTTTAACGAAGACGCCATGGCTACGGAGAAAACGGCCGAAGGGATTCGGAGCTTTTCAGCGGATATCGTCAAATTGGAAGAGCTCATTCAGAGCTTACTGACTAAGTAATCCACAATACACCCGTCTCACATTACAACGCCCGATCTGGATCAAGCCCAGATCGGGCGTTTTGCCTATTAGCGCATGGATTAGCTTCGCGAAAGGATAAAGACTTAGCATATGATCTGAAAAAAACTGCGTCATTTGCCGGATTCAGTATTGCAAATGCCCAGATGCAGGTCTACAGCCACCCGCATGTCCAAGGAAACCACTCTGATTCTACTCAAGCCTGATGCCATTGAGAAAAATATCGTCGGCCTGGTCCTCTCTCGTTTTCAAGAGATTGGCTTCAGCATTCACGGTATTAAAATGATGCAACTTTCAGAAGAGCTGTTGGCTGAACACTACTCCCATATTGCTGACCAGCCGTTTTTCCCTAATATCGTCAAATTCATGACCAGCACCCCCGTCATCGCCATTGCTTTCGAAGGTGAGAACGCCATTCGTCGTGCACGGGAACTGATGGGACCAACCAACTCCTTGGAAGCCCCCGCAGGAACCATCCGAGGAAACTACGGGCAGGACATGATGGTTAACGTGTGCCACGCCTCCGACGGACCGGAAGCCGCACAGGTTGAGTTGAAGCGCTTTTTCTCAAAAGACGAGTTGTTTACCTTCCCAGCTAAGTAGGCTTCCCCCTATCCCTTTCCCCCAAAAGGAGCCGCCCGATTTCATCGGGCGGCTCCTTTTTTATAGAAGGGGATCCAGGATTTGCTCTAGCTCAGCACGGCGCTGAGCATTCTATGCCATAGCTTACGCATAAATTCATATTATGGAATTCAGACCTTGCCAGTCGACACTCCAACAACTAATAATCGGCCAGCCAACGCTATATTTTTTATGAGCTCATCCACTTGTCTTCCCTGCCGCGCCCTCTGTCAATTTTGGCAATCCTCCATCGGTAAAAAACTTGTTGTCGCCCTCACAGGCGCCTTCCTTGTGTTGTTCCTCGCGGGACACCTTGTAGGCAACATGTTAATTTACCAAGGTTCCGAAGCCTTCAACCACTACGCCCATTTTCTTCACACCATGTTGCACGGCTGGGGAATCTGGCTGTTCCGCCTCACTATGCTTGCCGCGCTTGGACTGCACATTGTCGCCACGGTTCAACTGGTGAAAGCCAACCGTGCCGCCCGACCATCACGCTACCAGGCAGATGATACCATGGTTGCATCCAAATCCTCACGGATTATGATCTACAGCGGTCTGACGATTCTCGTCTTTTTTGTCTTCCACATCCTCCATTACACCGTCCGCGTCACTGGAGACCTGAAAGTGCTCGCTGAATTCGGTCAAAACTGGGCCATGACAGTGAAAGGATTCCAGAACCCGATCGTGGTGATTTTCTATGTGCTCGCCATGGGGCTGCTTTGCTCCCACCTCAGCCACGGGGTTGCATCGATTTTCCAAACCCTCGGCTTGCGTTCCCGCAAGACTGAAGGATTGATTTCATTACTCTCGAAAGGCTACGCCATCGTCCTCTTCGTTGGTTTTTCCTCCATCCCAGTGGCCTGCCTGTTTGGGTTCGGAAAAAAAGAAATGAACACCACCACTGAATTGGTCGATACCCTGCAGAAGAAAGGATACTGCGAACTGCCTGAATTACTCGAAGGTAGAAACCTGACCGAATACGCCAGAGAAATCGAGCTTGCTCCTTCGATCAAGAAGAAGTCCGGCTGCAGTTCATGCCCTGATTGCAAGTAATTCCGACAAGCAACTGAAGATTCCTAAATCACTCTTTCCTCAACCATTACCCTTTTAAACACCATGTCACTAGATAGCAAAATTCCAGAAGGCCCGATCGAGCAGAAATGGACCAAACACAAAATGGACTCCAAGCTCATCAACCCGGCGAACAAGCGGAAATACACCGTTATCGTCGTCGGTTCCGGCCTCGCCGGTGGAGCTGCCGCAGCCTCCCTTTCCGAAATGGGATACAAGGTTAAGTGCTTCTGCTACCAGGATAGCCCGCGCCGCGCACACTCAATCGCGGCTCAAGGAGGTATCAATGCCGCTAAAAATTACCAGAACGACGGCGACTCCGTTTATCGTTTGTTCTACGACACGGTCAAAGGTGGTGACTTCCGGGCACGCGAAGCCAACGTTTACCGATTGGCCGAGGTTTCCAATGAGATCATCGACCAGTGCACCGCCCAGGGTGTCCCCTTCGCCCGCGAATACGGCGGTCTTCTCGACAACCGTTCATTCGGTGGAGCTCAGGTTTCACGGACATTCTACGCTCGTGGCCAGACGGGTCAGCAACTCCTGATCGGCTGCTACCAAGCGCTGGAAAAAGAAGTTGCCAAAGGAGGTGTGGAAATGTTCACCCGCACCGAGATGATGGATGTCGTCAAGGTCAACGGACATGCCAAAGGGATTGTCGTGCGCGACATGGTCACGGGTGAAGTCAGCTCCCATGCTGGTGATGCCGTAATTCTTGCAACCGGGGGATACGGAAACGTCTTTTTCCTCTCCACCAATGCCATGGGGTGCAACGTCACCGCCGCCTTCCGGGCCCACAAGCGGGGTGCTTATTTCGCCAACCCATGCTACACCCAGATTCACCCGACCTGTATTCCAGTCAGCGGTGACTACCAATCCAAGCTGACTCTGATGTCAGAGTCCCTGCGAAATGACGGCCGCATCTGGGTTCCCAAATCCAAGGAAGATGCCGAAGCCATCCGCACAGGCAAGAAAACGCCCGAGGATATTGCTGAGGACGACCGCGACTATTATCTCGAACGGAAATACCCATCCTTTGGTAACCTTGCCCCACGTGATGTTTCATCCCGAGCAGCCAAGGAAGCCTGCGACGACGGCCGCGGTGTCGCACCAACCGGACTCGGTGTGTATCTCGACTTCAAGGATGCAATTGCTCGCCTTGGTGAGGATGTCATCCGGGCCCGCTACGGAAACCTCTTCCAGATGTATGAAAAGATCACCGGTGACAATCCATACAAAACACCGATGCAAATCTACCCTGCTGTGCACTACACCATGGGAGGACTCTGGGTTGACTACAACCTGCAGACTACCGTTCCCGGACTGCACTGCCTCGGTGAAGCCAACTTCTCGGACCACGGAGCCAACCGACTCGGAGCTTCCGCTCTGATGCAAGGATTGGCTGATGGATACTTTGTTATCCCCTCCACCATCGCCGTTTATCTTGCCGGAGAAAAACCAGGCAGCATCACCACCGAAATGGATGAGTTCAAACAGGTGGAAAAAGATGTGCAAGATCGCATGGACGCCCTGATCAATGTCAAGGGTAACCGCACCGTTGACTCTTTCCACAAGGAACTGGGTCTCCTGATGTGGGATAACTGCGGTATGGCCCGCACGAAAGAAAGCCTTGAAAAGGCGCTCGAGCGCATTCCTCAGATCCGTGATGAGTTCTGGAAAAATGTTCGAGTCCCCGGCGAAGCCTC
This genomic stretch from Oceaniferula marina harbors:
- the tal gene encoding transaldolase; protein product: MSTANHLDQLKQFTTVVADTGDFASMEEYQPQDATTNPSLILQAASKPEYRPLVEQAISEHQSSELKGSALVESVIDRILILFGVEILKIVPGRVSTEVDARLSFDTEGTVEKARQLIDLYEKEGVSRERILIKIAATWEGIRAAEELEKDGIHCNLTLLFSFAQAVACAEAGVQLISPFVGRIYDWYKNKTGIDYQGGDDPGVQSVQKIYNYYKKFGYQTEVMGASFRNTSQITGLAGCDLLTISPRLLQTLQDTEGELKAKLTPESAAVSDLGKITLDEKAFRFMFNEDAMATEKTAEGIRSFSADIVKLEELIQSLLTK
- the ndk gene encoding nucleoside-diphosphate kinase, giving the protein MSKETTLILLKPDAIEKNIVGLVLSRFQEIGFSIHGIKMMQLSEELLAEHYSHIADQPFFPNIVKFMTSTPVIAIAFEGENAIRRARELMGPTNSLEAPAGTIRGNYGQDMMVNVCHASDGPEAAQVELKRFFSKDELFTFPAK
- a CDS encoding succinate dehydrogenase cytochrome b subunit — encoded protein: MSSSTCLPCRALCQFWQSSIGKKLVVALTGAFLVLFLAGHLVGNMLIYQGSEAFNHYAHFLHTMLHGWGIWLFRLTMLAALGLHIVATVQLVKANRAARPSRYQADDTMVASKSSRIMIYSGLTILVFFVFHILHYTVRVTGDLKVLAEFGQNWAMTVKGFQNPIVVIFYVLAMGLLCSHLSHGVASIFQTLGLRSRKTEGLISLLSKGYAIVLFVGFSSIPVACLFGFGKKEMNTTTELVDTLQKKGYCELPELLEGRNLTEYAREIELAPSIKKKSGCSSCPDCK
- a CDS encoding fumarate reductase/succinate dehydrogenase flavoprotein subunit, with protein sequence MSLDSKIPEGPIEQKWTKHKMDSKLINPANKRKYTVIVVGSGLAGGAAAASLSEMGYKVKCFCYQDSPRRAHSIAAQGGINAAKNYQNDGDSVYRLFYDTVKGGDFRAREANVYRLAEVSNEIIDQCTAQGVPFAREYGGLLDNRSFGGAQVSRTFYARGQTGQQLLIGCYQALEKEVAKGGVEMFTRTEMMDVVKVNGHAKGIVVRDMVTGEVSSHAGDAVILATGGYGNVFFLSTNAMGCNVTAAFRAHKRGAYFANPCYTQIHPTCIPVSGDYQSKLTLMSESLRNDGRIWVPKSKEDAEAIRTGKKTPEDIAEDDRDYYLERKYPSFGNLAPRDVSSRAAKEACDDGRGVAPTGLGVYLDFKDAIARLGEDVIRARYGNLFQMYEKITGDNPYKTPMQIYPAVHYTMGGLWVDYNLQTTVPGLHCLGEANFSDHGANRLGASALMQGLADGYFVIPSTIAVYLAGEKPGSITTEMDEFKQVEKDVQDRMDALINVKGNRTVDSFHKELGLLMWDNCGMARTKESLEKALERIPQIRDEFWKNVRVPGEASGINAELEKAARVADFLEFAEVMCYDALERDESCGGHFRLEYQFTNDSPEVQAGTTQPGEAMRRDDQFAYVAAWEFKGVGAKPDLHKEELSFESIQLAIRSYA